A genomic stretch from Nocardia wallacei includes:
- a CDS encoding helix-turn-helix domain-containing protein: protein MVADSQSEGDARHEPDGEGALTPRQAAAAIFSRRLSELISESVVSTEDGSTRSLTLYSLAQHLELAYPDVPVSQSGLYRLIHGEAIPRLDLIIALARVFDVPPEYFITAESNS, encoded by the coding sequence GTGGTAGCGGACTCCCAGTCGGAAGGCGATGCACGGCACGAACCGGACGGGGAGGGCGCGCTCACGCCGCGGCAGGCGGCGGCCGCGATCTTTTCCCGGCGATTGTCGGAACTGATCTCGGAATCGGTGGTGTCGACCGAGGACGGTTCGACGCGGTCGTTGACGCTGTACTCGCTGGCGCAGCACTTGGAGCTGGCTTATCCGGATGTACCGGTGTCGCAGTCGGGCCTGTATCGGTTGATCCACGGCGAGGCCATTCCGCGGCTGGATCTGATTATCGCGCTGGCCCGGGTTTTCGACGTGCCGCCCGAATATTTCATCACCGCGGAAAGCAATTCCTGA
- a CDS encoding discoidin domain-containing protein gives MDTILTMPAEDPGDVFLRHRSAVLDALLADPGLEPTGAAAVGEPSASVTGTAVLGDELATDDTDSAEASSASLAGPEISGAPESARRRPSSGPKASDRILALLNGQPPDSSAGLEFTADHSEAAASRLRASGEPAETRSEPKPPAPEQKSAASQPTSVGELGKTAVVHLRKPKVALAVAGALVLVLILVLVTTGGEDNSSQNVVVTQASGGTPLQTSAPPATPAAAAIQVQSAKAHCPQGGTDAMEAFSGESGKAWRCPRAYRVDGQVLTIDLGKTYQVDSIGIVPGFDAVGSDGTDQWNKYRTVSRVSYRFDDANATTYTQQTLDQRNVVTTEIKPAVSASKITLTVLESKGEPSVNTTAISSIVITGH, from the coding sequence ATGGATACCATCCTGACCATGCCCGCCGAGGATCCGGGAGACGTATTTCTTCGCCACCGTAGCGCGGTCCTGGACGCGCTGCTCGCCGATCCCGGGCTGGAACCGACCGGGGCGGCAGCGGTCGGCGAGCCGTCGGCATCCGTGACCGGCACCGCGGTTCTGGGCGACGAGCTTGCCACCGACGACACCGACTCGGCCGAGGCGTCGTCCGCGTCCCTCGCCGGTCCGGAGATCTCCGGGGCGCCCGAGTCCGCTCGGCGGCGTCCCAGTTCCGGGCCGAAGGCCAGTGACCGGATTCTCGCGCTGCTGAACGGACAGCCGCCGGACTCCTCGGCCGGTCTGGAGTTCACCGCCGACCACTCCGAGGCGGCCGCGTCCCGCTTGCGTGCCTCGGGCGAACCCGCCGAGACCCGGTCGGAGCCGAAACCGCCCGCGCCGGAGCAGAAGTCGGCCGCCTCGCAACCGACCAGCGTCGGCGAGCTGGGCAAGACCGCGGTGGTGCATCTGCGCAAACCGAAGGTGGCGCTGGCCGTCGCCGGAGCGCTGGTGCTGGTGCTGATCCTGGTCCTGGTGACCACCGGCGGCGAGGACAATTCCAGCCAGAACGTGGTGGTCACGCAGGCCTCCGGCGGCACCCCGCTGCAGACCTCCGCGCCCCCGGCCACCCCGGCCGCCGCGGCGATCCAGGTGCAGTCCGCGAAGGCGCACTGCCCGCAGGGCGGCACCGACGCGATGGAGGCATTTTCCGGTGAGTCGGGCAAGGCGTGGCGGTGCCCGCGGGCCTACCGGGTCGACGGCCAGGTGCTGACGATCGATCTCGGCAAGACCTATCAGGTCGATTCGATCGGGATCGTGCCCGGGTTCGACGCCGTCGGCTCGGACGGCACCGACCAGTGGAACAAGTATCGCACCGTGAGCCGGGTGTCCTATCGGTTCGACGACGCCAACGCCACCACCTACACCCAGCAGACGCTGGACCAGCGCAACGTGGTCACCACAGAGATCAAACCGGCGGTGAGCGCATCGAAGATCACGCTGACGGTCCTGGAGTCCAAGGGTGAGCCGTCGGTCAACACCACCGCCATCTCCTCGATTGTGATCACCGGACATTGA